The genomic segment GACGGCGGTGGCAGCTGGGAGGAGGTCAGCGGGGACCTGCCCACCGACTTCGGGTTCGCCATCGACGTGCACGCCCACGAGCCGGAGACCGTCTACGTCGTCCCGATCAAGAGCGACTCCGAGCACTACCCCATCGACGGCGCCCTGCAGGTCTACCGCAGCCGCACCGGCGGCGGCGAGTGGGAGCCGCTGACGAAGGGTCTGCCCCAACAGCACTGCTACGTCAACGTCCTGCGTGACGCGATGGCCGTGGACGGACTGGAGTCGTGCGGCGTGTACGTCGGCACCACCAGCGGTCAGCTGTTCGGCTCGGCCGACGCCGGTGACACGTGGGTGCCGATCGTGGAGGGGCTGCCGCGCATCCTCTCCGTCGAGGCGCAGACGCTGCCATGATCCGCGTCCTGCTCCCCCACCACCTGCGCAACCTGGCGCAGGTCGACCACGGCGAGGTCCGCCTGGACGTCGAGGCGCCGGTGACCACCCGGGCCGTGCTCGACGCGCTCGAGGCCGCCTATCCCGTCCTGCGCGGGACGATCCGCGACCACGGCACCCACCGGCGTCGCGCGTTCGTGCGCTTCTTCGCCTGCGGCGAGGACCTGTCCCACGAGCCGCCGGACCAGCCGCTGCCGGACGCCGTCGCGCGCGGCGACGAGCCCTTCGCCGTGATCGGCGCGATGGCCGGTGGCTGAGCGCACACCGACGTGGCAGGATCGCGCCGATGACCAACGGGCCCGCCAACACCCAGCACCTGCGCGACCTCGCGCTGCTGCGCCGCGTTCGCGATCGGATCGACCGGGAGTACGCGCAGCCGCTGAACGTCGAGGCGCTCGCACGCGGGGTCCACATGTCGGCCGGCCACCTCAGCCGTCGGTTCCGGCTCGCCTACGGCGAGTCGCCCTACAGCTACCTGATGACCCGCCGCATCGAGCGGGCGATGGCCCTGCTGCGGCGCGGCGACCTCAGCGTCACCGAGGTCTGCTTCG from the Egicoccus sp. AB-alg2 genome contains:
- a CDS encoding MoaD/ThiS family protein — encoded protein: MIRVLLPHHLRNLAQVDHGEVRLDVEAPVTTRAVLDALEAAYPVLRGTIRDHGTHRRRAFVRFFACGEDLSHEPPDQPLPDAVARGDEPFAVIGAMAGG
- a CDS encoding helix-turn-helix transcriptional regulator, whose protein sequence is MTNGPANTQHLRDLALLRRVRDRIDREYAQPLNVEALARGVHMSAGHLSRRFRLAYGESPYSYLMTRRIERAMALLRRGDLSVTEVCFAVGCASLGTFSTRFTELVGVPPSVYRQQQAQAAAGMPPCVAKRVTRPVRNREAPVSATPLA